A window from Bosea sp. ANAM02 encodes these proteins:
- the recF gene encoding DNA replication/repair protein RecF has translation MTAVARLILQDFRSYEALDLPVEGQIVALAGENGAGKTNILEALSLFTPGRGLRRAEITAMARQGGDGSFAASITLADEAGRLGIGLGPLDPEGRRPRLARIDGATVGSALAFSDYLRVVWLTPDLDGLFRSAAGDRRRFLDRLVLAIDPSHAARSNALERALRSRNRILEESPHQSQWLDAVEREVAELGVAVAAARAETVARLSAIIAETRDETSPFPFADIALSGEIDALVARLPAVDAEDAYRDLLRQGRQRDRAAGRTLAGPQASDLEVRHGPKDIPAGQGSTGEQKALLIGLVLAHARLVAAMSGIAPLVLLDEIAAHLDPRRRGALYEGLTGLGCQVWMTGADAALFGDLPAGAQRFAVTPGRIDPLD, from the coding sequence GTGACGGCCGTTGCGCGCCTGATCCTGCAGGACTTCCGTTCCTACGAGGCCCTCGATCTCCCGGTCGAGGGCCAGATCGTTGCGCTGGCGGGCGAGAACGGAGCCGGCAAGACCAATATCCTCGAAGCGCTCTCGCTGTTCACGCCGGGGCGGGGCTTACGCCGCGCCGAGATCACGGCGATGGCCCGGCAGGGCGGCGACGGCTCCTTCGCCGCCTCGATCACGCTCGCCGACGAGGCGGGCCGGCTCGGCATCGGGCTGGGACCGCTCGACCCGGAAGGGCGCCGGCCAAGGCTCGCCCGCATCGACGGCGCCACTGTCGGCTCGGCGCTTGCCTTCAGCGATTATCTGCGCGTGGTCTGGCTGACGCCCGATCTCGACGGGCTGTTCCGGAGCGCTGCCGGCGACCGGCGCCGCTTCCTCGACCGGCTCGTGCTGGCGATCGACCCGAGCCATGCCGCGCGCTCGAACGCGCTGGAACGTGCCTTGCGCTCGCGCAACCGCATCCTCGAGGAGAGCCCCCATCAGAGCCAATGGCTCGACGCGGTCGAGCGCGAGGTCGCCGAGCTCGGCGTCGCGGTCGCGGCAGCCCGGGCCGAGACCGTGGCGCGGCTCTCCGCCATCATCGCCGAGACGCGCGACGAGACCTCGCCCTTCCCCTTCGCCGATATCGCGCTCTCCGGCGAGATCGACGCGCTGGTCGCGCGCCTGCCGGCTGTCGATGCCGAGGACGCCTATCGCGACCTGCTGCGCCAGGGCCGCCAGCGCGACCGCGCAGCCGGGCGCACGCTCGCGGGGCCACAGGCCTCCGATCTGGAGGTCCGGCACGGACCGAAGGACATACCCGCAGGCCAGGGCTCGACCGGCGAGCAGAAGGCGCTCTTGATCGGGCTCGTCCTCGCCCATGCCAGGCTGGTCGCGGCGATGAGCGGCATCGCCCCGCTCGTTCTGCTCGACGAGATCGCCGCCCATCTCGATCCGCGTCGGCGTGGGGCGCTCTACGAGGGGCTGACCGGGCTCGGCTGCCAGGTCTGGATGACCGGGGCCGACGCCGCCCTGTTCGGCGACCTGCCGGCCGGCGCGCAGCGCTTCGCGGTCACGCCGGGGCGGATCGATCCGCTCGATTGA
- a CDS encoding LysE family translocator: MDIASLALFAGVYFLAVASPGPAIAALVARSLSSGFRRSLPFLAGIVAGDLVWFTLTALGLSVLMQSFHGVFVAIKYAGCAYLLYLTWKAWTAPAEAPKPSTAARGEGMRLFLGGIALTLGNPKVMVFFLSILPLVIDLNAMSTLAFVEVAALIAPIITGTLMAYAYAADRARRLVASPRAMRWINRATGGVMAGAAAAIATRS; this comes from the coding sequence ATGGACATCGCCAGCCTTGCCCTGTTCGCCGGCGTTTATTTCCTCGCCGTCGCCTCGCCCGGCCCGGCGATCGCGGCCCTGGTCGCGCGCTCGCTGTCCTCGGGTTTCCGGCGTTCGCTGCCCTTCCTCGCCGGCATCGTCGCGGGCGATCTCGTCTGGTTCACGCTCACGGCGCTGGGCCTGAGCGTGCTGATGCAGAGCTTCCACGGCGTCTTCGTCGCGATCAAATATGCCGGCTGCGCCTATCTGCTCTATCTCACCTGGAAGGCCTGGACAGCTCCGGCCGAGGCACCGAAGCCGTCGACCGCCGCGCGCGGCGAAGGCATGCGCCTTTTCCTCGGCGGCATCGCGCTGACGCTCGGCAATCCCAAGGTCATGGTCTTCTTCCTGTCGATCCTGCCGCTGGTCATCGATCTCAACGCGATGAGCACGCTCGCCTTCGTCGAGGTCGCCGCGCTGATCGCCCCGATCATCACGGGGACGCTGATGGCCTATGCCTATGCGGCCGACCGGGCGCGGCGGCTCGTCGCGAGCCCGCGCGCGATGCGCTGGATCAACCGCGCGACCGGCGGCGTGATGGCGGGCGCTGCCGCCGCGATCGCGACGCGGAGCTGA
- the recQ gene encoding DNA helicase RecQ, with the protein MSPSRESDARAILKSVWGYDDFRPGQWEVIAAALAGEDVFAVMPTGSGKSMCYQLPALVAGGLTLVVSPLIALMRDQVGQLVRAGVPAASLNSMNTEDEAAQAWDKLNSGDLRLLFVSPERLAGEGLVSRLKRLGVTRLAIDEAHCVSQWGHDFRPEYRLLAKTREALGGVPVTALTATADRQTQADIAQQLFPQPPRMVVHSFDRPNLKLAFAPKEQPRRQIDDFLRRHRNGSGIVYCSSRSKTERLATALSEKGWNALPYHAGLEQETRNRNQDIFLQEDGVVVCATIAFGMGINKPDVRFVVHADMPGSIEGYYQEIGRAGRDGLPADTLTLYGVDDMSLRRRQIDEKQIDDERRRIEHKRLNAMIDLCENALCRRSALLAYFGEETPPCRHGNAPFRCDLCGTEAPALQDATLDARKLLSAVIRSGERFGAGHLADILTGTTTEVIRRQNHDGLKTFGVGADKPKAAWMGLTRKLFAAGALAEASVEHGGFRLTPKGEDILFGREEIALRADPFAERRSRRSERDAARADGLDEGTAGLFEHLRKLRLQIAREEGVAAYIIFTDRTLIAMARERPLGLEEMRAIEGVGERKLAQYGEAFVEAISEFRG; encoded by the coding sequence ATGTCGCCATCCCGCGAATCAGACGCCCGCGCGATTCTCAAATCGGTCTGGGGCTATGACGATTTCCGCCCCGGCCAGTGGGAGGTGATCGCGGCCGCGCTCGCCGGCGAGGATGTCTTCGCGGTGATGCCGACCGGCTCCGGCAAGTCGATGTGCTACCAGCTCCCGGCGCTGGTCGCGGGCGGACTGACGCTGGTCGTCTCGCCGCTGATCGCCCTGATGCGCGACCAGGTCGGCCAGCTCGTCCGGGCCGGCGTCCCGGCCGCCTCGCTCAACTCGATGAATACCGAGGACGAGGCGGCGCAGGCCTGGGACAAGCTGAATTCCGGCGATTTGCGCCTGCTCTTCGTCTCGCCCGAGCGTCTGGCGGGCGAGGGCCTGGTGTCGCGTCTGAAGCGCCTCGGCGTGACCCGGCTCGCCATCGACGAGGCGCATTGCGTCTCGCAATGGGGGCATGATTTCCGCCCGGAATATCGTCTCCTCGCCAAGACGCGCGAGGCTTTGGGCGGCGTGCCCGTCACGGCGCTGACCGCCACCGCCGACCGGCAGACCCAGGCCGATATCGCCCAGCAATTGTTCCCGCAGCCGCCGCGGATGGTGGTGCATTCCTTCGACCGGCCGAACCTGAAGCTCGCCTTCGCGCCGAAGGAGCAGCCGCGCCGCCAGATCGACGATTTCCTGCGCCGCCACCGCAACGGCTCCGGCATCGTCTACTGCTCGTCGCGCAGCAAGACCGAGCGCCTCGCCACGGCACTCAGCGAGAAGGGCTGGAACGCCCTGCCCTATCATGCCGGGCTCGAACAGGAGACGCGCAACCGCAACCAGGACATCTTCCTGCAGGAGGACGGCGTCGTCGTCTGCGCCACCATCGCCTTCGGCATGGGCATCAACAAGCCGGATGTCCGCTTCGTCGTCCATGCCGACATGCCCGGCTCGATCGAGGGCTATTACCAGGAGATCGGCCGCGCCGGGCGCGACGGGCTGCCCGCGGATACGTTGACCCTCTACGGCGTCGACGACATGTCGCTCCGGCGCCGCCAGATCGACGAGAAGCAGATCGACGACGAGCGCCGGCGCATCGAGCACAAGCGCCTCAACGCGATGATCGATCTCTGCGAGAACGCTTTGTGCCGGCGCAGCGCGCTGCTCGCCTATTTCGGCGAGGAGACGCCGCCCTGCCGGCATGGCAACGCGCCGTTCCGCTGCGATCTCTGCGGCACCGAGGCGCCGGCCCTGCAGGACGCGACGCTCGATGCGCGCAAGCTGCTCTCGGCAGTGATCCGCTCCGGCGAGCGCTTCGGCGCCGGCCATCTCGCCGATATCCTCACCGGGACCACGACCGAGGTCATCCGCCGCCAGAACCATGACGGCCTGAAGACTTTCGGCGTCGGCGCCGACAAGCCGAAGGCCGCCTGGATGGGGCTGACGCGCAAGCTCTTCGCGGCCGGCGCGCTCGCCGAGGCCAGCGTCGAGCATGGCGGCTTCCGCCTGACGCCCAAGGGCGAGGACATCCTGTTCGGCCGCGAGGAGATCGCGCTCAGGGCCGATCCCTTCGCGGAGCGGCGCTCCCGCCGTTCCGAGCGCGATGCGGCCCGCGCCGACGGGCTCGACGAGGGCACGGCCGGCCTGTTCGAGCATCTGCGCAAGCTCCGGCTCCAGATCGCCCGCGAGGAGGGCGTCGCGGCCTATATCATCTTCACCGACCGGACCCTGATCGCGATGGCGCGCGAGCGGCCGCTCGGGCTGGAGGAGATGCGGGCGATCGAAGGCGTCGGCGAGCGCAAGCTCGCGCAGTACGGCGAGGCCTTCGTCGAGGCGATCTCGGAGTTCCGGGGGTAG
- the gyrB gene encoding DNA topoisomerase (ATP-hydrolyzing) subunit B — MTDAALSAQPEDYGADSIKVLKGLDAVRKRPGMYIGDTDDGSGLHHMVYEVVDNAIDEALAGHADLVTVTLNADGSVTVSDNGRGIPTDIHSEEGISAAEVIMTQLHAGGKFDQNSYKVSGGLHGVGVSVVNALSVSLKLRIWRGGSEHYMEFRHGDAVAPLAVVGPQGDKRGTEVTFLPSQETFTMVEFDYKTLEHRLRELAFLNSGVRIILTDARHAEIVREELMYEGGVEAFVRYLDRAKSAVIEKPIMLTSEKDGITVDVALWWNDSYHENVLCFTNNIPQRDGGTHLAGFRAALTRQITGYAESSGISKKEKVSLTGDDCREGLTAIVSVKVPDPKFSSQTKDKLVSSEVRPVVENVVNQALSEWLEEHPGEARTIVGKVAEAAAAREAARKARDLTRRKGALDIASLPGKLADCQERDPAKSELFIVEGDSAGGSAKQGRAREYQAVLPLRGKILNVERARFDKMLSSDQVGTLITALGAGIGRADAEQGGFNLAKLRYHKIIIMTDADVDGAHIRTLLLTFFYRQMPELIDAGHLFIAQPPLYKASRGKSHVYLKDERALEEYLVDSTLDGATFRTSEGVERGGADLRALIEEARNVRNALAQLHSRYDRRIVEQMAIAGVLHPISEDDEAKATEAAATIARRLDAVSDELERGWEGKVSEGGFVFSRMIRGVKQAATIDAGLLASAEARKLHAAAASLQEAYAKPGVLARKGDDFTVNGPSDLFDAVSAIGKKGVSLQRYKGLGEMNPDQLWETTLDRDVRSLLRVKNDQNDEADDLFVKLMGDVVEPRREFIQTNALNATVDI; from the coding sequence ATGACCGACGCCGCCCTCAGCGCCCAGCCCGAAGACTACGGCGCCGATTCCATCAAGGTTCTCAAGGGCCTGGACGCGGTGCGCAAGCGGCCCGGCATGTATATCGGCGACACCGATGACGGCTCCGGCCTGCATCACATGGTCTACGAGGTCGTCGACAACGCGATCGACGAGGCGCTCGCCGGCCATGCCGACCTCGTCACGGTGACGCTGAATGCCGACGGATCGGTCACCGTCAGCGACAACGGACGCGGCATCCCCACCGATATCCACAGCGAGGAAGGCATCTCGGCGGCCGAGGTCATCATGACCCAGCTCCATGCCGGCGGTAAGTTCGACCAGAACTCCTACAAGGTCTCGGGCGGCCTGCACGGCGTCGGCGTCTCCGTCGTCAACGCGCTCTCGGTCTCGCTCAAGCTGCGCATCTGGCGCGGCGGCAGCGAGCACTACATGGAGTTCCGCCACGGCGACGCGGTCGCCCCGCTCGCCGTCGTCGGCCCGCAGGGCGACAAGCGCGGCACCGAGGTGACCTTCCTGCCCTCGCAGGAGACCTTCACCATGGTGGAGTTCGACTACAAGACGCTGGAGCACCGCCTGCGCGAGCTCGCCTTCCTGAACTCGGGCGTGCGCATCATCCTGACCGATGCGCGCCATGCCGAAATCGTGCGCGAGGAGCTGATGTACGAGGGCGGCGTCGAGGCCTTCGTGCGCTATCTCGACCGGGCCAAGTCGGCCGTGATCGAGAAGCCGATCATGCTGACCTCGGAGAAGGACGGCATCACAGTCGATGTCGCGCTGTGGTGGAACGACAGCTACCACGAGAACGTGCTCTGCTTCACCAACAACATCCCGCAGCGCGACGGCGGCACCCATCTCGCTGGCTTCCGCGCCGCGCTTACGCGCCAGATCACCGGCTATGCCGAAAGCTCCGGCATCTCCAAGAAGGAGAAGGTCTCGCTCACCGGCGACGATTGCCGCGAGGGCCTGACCGCGATCGTCTCGGTCAAGGTGCCCGATCCGAAGTTCTCCTCGCAGACCAAGGACAAGCTGGTCTCGTCCGAAGTCCGCCCGGTCGTCGAGAACGTCGTCAACCAGGCGCTGTCGGAATGGCTGGAGGAGCATCCGGGCGAGGCAAGGACCATCGTCGGCAAGGTGGCGGAAGCCGCCGCCGCCCGCGAGGCCGCCCGCAAGGCGCGCGATCTCACCCGCCGCAAGGGCGCGCTCGATATCGCCTCGCTCCCGGGCAAGCTGGCCGATTGCCAGGAGCGCGACCCCGCCAAGTCCGAACTCTTCATCGTCGAGGGTGACTCGGCCGGCGGCTCCGCCAAGCAGGGCCGCGCCCGCGAATACCAGGCCGTGCTGCCCCTGCGCGGCAAGATTCTGAACGTCGAGCGCGCGCGCTTCGACAAGATGCTCTCGTCGGATCAGGTGGGAACGCTGATTACGGCGCTCGGCGCCGGCATCGGCCGGGCGGATGCGGAGCAAGGCGGCTTCAATCTCGCCAAGCTGCGTTACCACAAGATCATCATCATGACCGACGCCGACGTCGACGGCGCCCATATCCGGACCCTGCTGCTGACCTTCTTCTACCGGCAGATGCCGGAATTGATCGATGCCGGCCATCTCTTCATTGCCCAGCCGCCTCTCTACAAGGCGAGCCGCGGCAAGAGCCATGTCTATCTCAAGGACGAGCGGGCGCTGGAGGAATACCTCGTCGACTCGACGCTGGACGGCGCCACCTTCCGCACCAGCGAGGGCGTCGAGCGCGGCGGCGCCGACCTGCGTGCCCTGATCGAAGAAGCCCGCAACGTCCGCAACGCGCTGGCCCAGCTCCATTCGCGCTATGACCGCCGCATCGTCGAGCAGATGGCGATCGCCGGCGTGCTGCACCCGATCAGCGAGGATGACGAAGCCAAGGCGACCGAGGCGGCGGCTACGATCGCCCGCCGGCTCGACGCGGTCTCGGACGAGCTCGAGCGCGGCTGGGAGGGCAAGGTCAGCGAGGGCGGCTTCGTGTTCTCGCGGATGATCCGCGGCGTGAAGCAGGCGGCGACGATCGATGCCGGCCTGCTCGCCAGTGCGGAAGCCCGCAAGCTTCACGCGGCGGCGGCCTCGCTTCAGGAAGCCTATGCCAAGCCCGGCGTGCTCGCGCGCAAAGGCGACGACTTCACCGTCAACGGCCCGAGCGACCTGTTCGACGCGGTCTCTGCCATCGGCAAGAAGGGCGTCTCGCTGCAGCGCTACAAAGGCCTCGGCGAGATGAATCCGGACCAGCTCTGGGAGACGACGCTCGACCGCGACGTGCGCTCGCTGCTGCGCGTCAAGAACGACCAGAACGACGAAGCCGACGATCTCTTCGTCAAGCTGATGGGTGATGTGGTCGAGCCGCGGCGCGAGTTCATCCAGACCAATGCGCTGAACGCGACGGTCGATATCTGA
- a CDS encoding transcriptional regulator produces MKLFYQSAEEPGDLQPDRMQPMSADAQLPGYLCQAARSLLGVSQAWLWSKADVSRKTINDYENGFLEPQSPIVGRIRSALEKAGAQFVLGEKAIGVIVHQSLADAAAASRSTRRQEASVNHNR; encoded by the coding sequence ATGAAGTTGTTCTACCAATCTGCCGAGGAGCCAGGAGATCTTCAGCCCGACCGTATGCAGCCCATGAGCGCAGACGCACAATTGCCCGGTTACCTGTGCCAAGCCGCTAGATCGCTCTTGGGCGTCTCTCAGGCGTGGCTATGGAGCAAGGCAGACGTTTCCCGAAAGACGATCAACGATTACGAAAATGGCTTCCTCGAACCCCAGTCTCCGATCGTCGGTCGCATCCGGTCTGCTCTGGAGAAGGCTGGCGCCCAGTTCGTGCTGGGAGAAAAAGCAATCGGCGTGATCGTTCATCAGTCGCTGGCGGATGCTGCTGCTGCTTCACGCTCGACGAGACGGCAAGAGGCGTCCGTTAACCATAATCGTTAA
- a CDS encoding AAA family ATPase yields MSAYTPHESDSLARAYLNILIEKEKDRQELHSRFVINDDEDVPQRGSLSHLVRPDLAAIAILAARAIEAEPGLSKRLRRGSPIITIATNSPPLVETVKEIFSLCVFPYGSKLIEIEGDDLFVRKSDAAVVIARDGARKDHRPDKGNRAISIALQNRLPIVGIAPDPDLYLPSALLRTAEHRLRLPVLDTSALALLIEFLTGEAPTTPLDEETFRQVGIEDLPLMLRGRMTADDCIASLQHVVRSKAQDPVSGPRLEDLAGYGEAKIWGLELAADLAELKSGRLSWAEIDHKGLLLTGAPGTGKTQFGKALAKSAGVPLIATSVAQWNAASHLSGTLQAIREVFQRARQQAPCILLIDEIDGISDRAMLRGEYVEYWSQIVNLLLEQLAGIDQRPGVVVIAATNFPDRVDAAVKRSGRLDRVIEISKPSADDLAQIFRFHLGPETLADADLMQLALPAKGATGADVEAIVQRAKGTARRAKRELSVDCLLAEIASRHPPLSAQDRNLIAVHEAGHALVGLVLGVGTVVGASVHAAGGGIDIRTDMTGSLTLDYLQNHIAMLLAGRAAERVALGQMSIGAGMSASSDLAKATRLAVLVETQSGLGQMGPVYVDDREAAAISPALFLAVKQHLLEGDERATAVLVAQKRALMTLANALNSRGYLSGADIRAIVGTIRDEPPNHAVTVEDPAPEAA; encoded by the coding sequence ATGTCTGCATACACACCCCATGAGTCCGATAGTCTGGCTCGCGCCTATCTCAACATACTGATCGAGAAGGAGAAGGACCGGCAGGAACTACACTCACGCTTCGTCATCAACGATGACGAGGACGTCCCGCAGCGAGGTAGCCTCTCGCACCTGGTTCGACCGGATCTCGCGGCCATCGCGATATTGGCCGCACGGGCAATCGAAGCCGAGCCCGGCTTGTCGAAGAGATTGCGGCGAGGTTCGCCTATCATCACGATTGCGACTAACTCACCGCCGCTCGTCGAGACGGTGAAGGAGATTTTCTCCCTCTGTGTTTTCCCATACGGCTCCAAGCTAATCGAGATCGAGGGTGACGATCTCTTCGTGCGCAAGAGCGACGCCGCAGTCGTGATCGCCCGCGATGGTGCGCGGAAGGATCACCGCCCGGACAAGGGCAACCGCGCCATCTCGATAGCCCTGCAGAACCGCCTGCCAATCGTTGGCATCGCACCCGATCCGGACCTCTATCTGCCCAGCGCACTTCTCCGCACCGCAGAGCATCGGCTCCGCCTTCCGGTGCTTGACACGAGCGCACTGGCCTTGCTGATCGAGTTCCTGACCGGCGAGGCCCCCACCACCCCGCTTGACGAGGAGACATTTCGACAGGTCGGCATCGAGGATCTACCGCTGATGCTTCGCGGTCGGATGACGGCCGACGACTGCATCGCTTCGTTGCAGCACGTTGTTCGGTCGAAGGCCCAGGACCCGGTTTCAGGACCACGTCTGGAAGACCTTGCCGGCTACGGTGAGGCGAAGATTTGGGGCCTCGAACTTGCAGCCGACCTTGCAGAACTGAAATCCGGCCGGCTTTCATGGGCCGAGATCGACCATAAGGGCCTGCTTCTGACGGGTGCCCCTGGAACCGGGAAGACGCAGTTCGGGAAGGCACTGGCGAAATCTGCGGGCGTTCCGCTGATTGCAACCTCGGTCGCGCAATGGAACGCGGCTTCGCATCTTTCCGGCACCCTTCAGGCTATCCGCGAAGTGTTCCAGCGCGCTCGTCAGCAGGCGCCATGCATCCTGCTGATCGACGAGATAGATGGCATCTCCGATCGCGCCATGCTGCGTGGCGAGTACGTCGAGTACTGGTCGCAGATCGTCAACTTGCTGCTCGAACAGCTGGCTGGAATCGATCAAAGACCGGGTGTGGTGGTCATCGCCGCCACAAACTTCCCTGACCGGGTCGATGCAGCTGTCAAGCGCTCGGGCCGACTTGATCGTGTTATCGAAATATCGAAGCCGAGCGCCGACGACCTTGCCCAGATTTTCAGATTTCACCTTGGGCCCGAAACGTTGGCGGACGCTGACTTGATGCAGTTGGCGCTGCCGGCCAAGGGCGCCACCGGAGCTGATGTCGAAGCGATTGTGCAGCGCGCGAAGGGGACGGCCCGCCGAGCGAAGCGTGAACTCAGCGTCGATTGTCTCCTAGCCGAGATTGCGTCCCGGCATCCCCCACTGTCGGCCCAGGACCGAAATCTGATTGCTGTTCACGAAGCAGGCCACGCGCTTGTCGGACTGGTGCTAGGCGTCGGAACCGTAGTGGGTGCGTCCGTGCATGCTGCGGGCGGTGGCATCGACATCCGTACCGATATGACGGGGAGCCTCACGCTCGATTACCTCCAAAACCACATAGCAATGCTCCTCGCTGGTCGCGCCGCAGAGCGCGTGGCGCTGGGTCAAATGTCGATCGGCGCAGGCATGTCCGCATCATCGGATTTGGCGAAGGCGACGCGCTTAGCGGTTCTCGTGGAAACCCAATCAGGCCTCGGGCAGATGGGGCCGGTGTACGTCGATGATCGCGAAGCAGCCGCGATCTCACCGGCTCTGTTCCTCGCGGTCAAACAGCACCTGTTGGAGGGAGACGAGCGTGCGACGGCGGTATTAGTGGCGCAGAAGCGAGCCCTGATGACGCTGGCAAATGCGCTCAACAGTCGAGGGTATCTGTCGGGCGCCGATATTCGCGCCATCGTGGGCACGATCCGCGATGAACCGCCCAATCACGCTGTCACCGTAGAGGATCCCGCACCGGAGGCCGCATGA
- a CDS encoding DUF6634 family protein, with amino-acid sequence MTPDIEASMEQACERLARARADLTRLIEGWRPGPSELKDAVLLEDWIPAEDTETGTMILVGDATGHPILGDRFISTSMLIWMSPDCSIARTVSRWYRLGKRAVVAVRTDRSRPIARH; translated from the coding sequence ATGACCCCGGACATCGAGGCTTCCATGGAACAGGCCTGTGAACGGCTGGCTCGCGCGCGGGCAGATTTGACACGGCTTATCGAGGGCTGGCGCCCTGGCCCGTCCGAACTCAAGGACGCTGTGCTTCTCGAAGATTGGATCCCCGCCGAGGATACGGAAACCGGGACCATGATCTTGGTTGGCGATGCGACCGGACATCCCATTCTCGGCGACAGGTTCATCAGCACCAGCATGCTGATCTGGATGAGCCCGGATTGCTCGATCGCTCGAACCGTGAGCCGCTGGTATCGACTGGGGAAGCGTGCGGTCGTCGCGGTTCGCACCGATCGTAGCCGACCAATCGCTAGGCACTGA
- a CDS encoding antitoxin Xre/MbcA/ParS toxin-binding domain-containing protein codes for MSSSKREAPPLHLTRAEQVALVRTSVALMGHWGLSEEDARRALGGIGLDVMTAWRRGIPQGLTAQSSFRLAKLLQIHAWLKVQSADPARSASWMQRPNRLFDDHRPVDLTFGETENGIDRLLSYLRSASSPW; via the coding sequence GTGTCCTCATCGAAACGGGAAGCGCCGCCACTTCATCTCACTCGCGCCGAACAAGTTGCCCTTGTTCGGACATCCGTCGCGCTCATGGGGCACTGGGGTCTCAGCGAGGAAGACGCACGCCGCGCCCTGGGCGGCATTGGACTTGACGTCATGACGGCCTGGCGGCGCGGAATCCCCCAAGGATTGACGGCCCAGTCTTCGTTCCGGCTCGCGAAGCTCCTTCAGATTCACGCGTGGTTGAAGGTTCAGTCCGCCGATCCGGCGCGATCGGCAAGTTGGATGCAGCGTCCCAATCGCCTGTTCGACGATCACCGGCCGGTCGATCTAACGTTCGGTGAGACGGAAAACGGCATAGATCGCCTTCTTTCCTATCTGCGATCGGCATCTTCCCCTTGGTAA
- a CDS encoding TnsA endonuclease N-terminal domain-containing protein translates to MDFGGLAVGNLALSEKRSQNSTRGTPRNAEGIFAGAVVSRHVGKPSPSRKIITGRRDCITGVFPSSKPKMGHRMVAYEGMLARDFIALIDCDPFVESYQEEPASFPWTDGIDWRTYTPDFSVTLIDGRKICVEVKPHRRVLKFPPSFFMGISEASLGAGYSAFEVWTDRMMGAVAVANAGLLASERTFITNDSELFTIRRATDRVDSLVTIRELRRISGLGRRAYRAVIGLIARGELLPVHPHVPLDDQALLRRA, encoded by the coding sequence ATGGACTTCGGCGGCTTGGCTGTGGGGAATTTGGCTTTGAGCGAGAAGCGATCGCAGAACTCCACTCGCGGAACGCCGCGAAATGCAGAGGGCATTTTCGCTGGCGCCGTGGTCTCGCGGCATGTCGGCAAGCCTTCCCCATCCCGAAAAATCATCACCGGACGAAGAGACTGCATCACCGGCGTGTTCCCGTCATCCAAGCCCAAGATGGGCCACAGGATGGTCGCCTATGAAGGAATGCTGGCCCGCGACTTCATCGCGCTGATCGACTGCGATCCTTTCGTTGAATCGTATCAGGAGGAACCGGCGTCGTTTCCATGGACCGATGGCATCGATTGGCGAACCTATACGCCCGATTTCTCGGTCACCCTCATCGATGGGCGAAAAATCTGCGTCGAGGTGAAACCGCATCGCCGCGTGCTTAAGTTCCCGCCCTCGTTCTTCATGGGCATCAGCGAGGCTTCCCTGGGCGCGGGCTATTCTGCGTTTGAGGTCTGGACCGATCGGATGATGGGGGCGGTCGCGGTCGCCAACGCCGGCCTGCTCGCGAGCGAGCGGACTTTCATTACGAATGACTCGGAGCTCTTCACGATCCGCCGAGCCACCGATCGCGTGGACAGCTTGGTCACGATCCGCGAGCTGCGAAGGATTTCTGGGCTCGGCCGGCGCGCATATCGCGCGGTCATAGGCCTGATTGCACGAGGCGAGCTGCTTCCCGTGCACCCACACGTCCCCCTGGACGACCAAGCCCTGCTTCGACGCGCCTGA